A stretch of the Uranotaenia lowii strain MFRU-FL chromosome 3, ASM2978415v1, whole genome shotgun sequence genome encodes the following:
- the LOC129756997 gene encoding transmembrane protein 216-like, whose amino-acid sequence MGNPSLTYEILLYLNSFYFGLFAACELGMMTLKAVNLQYPQQILLREIIILVALCVIETVRIILGRKGSLSDHGWQVILSVFLTIPCAMGVSYLLFYQLHRLRLEYILCALMLSLQTAELMFAILFVFSLCRPTSYD is encoded by the exons ATGGGCAATCCTAGTCTGACGTACGAAATCCTACTCTATCTGAATTCGTTCTATTTTGGGCTGTTTGCCGCGTGTGAGCTGGGAATGATGACATTGAAGGCCGTAAATCTTCAATACCCCCAGCAGATCCTACTCCGGGAGATAATCATCCTGGTGGCGCTCTGTGTGATTGAAACGGTGCGCATCATCCTCGGCCGAAAGGGCAGCCTCAGCGATCACG GCTGGCAGGTCATTTTATCGGTATTCCTTACGATTCCTTGCGCGATGGGAGTCAGTTATCTCCTGTTCTATCAATTACACCGATTACGCCTCGAATACATCCTATGTGCCTTAATGTTATCACTTCAGACAGCCGAACTAATGTTTGCGATACTGTTCGTATTTTCACTCTGCCGTCCAACCTCGTACGATTAG
- the LOC129757179 gene encoding COMM domain-containing protein 10-like — protein sequence MEHPIWFTSTDGLTNGINLCNQSLSDECFVSIIEYLFTTIDSPKDITNNDCIADVQQLQLASGFDEPQFQVVLKTLGYLVKRSLKFMLKPSTLQTDLRQRLQLNEAKANAFVKCWIQATKIILDSLESDQQSAENPGGTSNQLEDVSWKVRAQLSSEPRQKDKLALGQLELRTTKNVINLELNCDEIVELYNQLERIQVELDAVASRG from the exons atggagcACCCGATTTGGTTTACTTCAACTGATGG cttgaCTAATGGAATCAACCTGTGCAATCAGAGCCTTTCCGATGAATGTTTCGTCAGCATTATTGAGTATCTTTTTACCACAATTGATAGTCCCAAAGATATTACAAATAATGACTGTATAGCCGACGTCCAACAGCTGCAGCTTGCTTCAGGTTTCGATGAGCCACAATTTCAGGTGGTGTTGAAAACGCTAGGCTATCTGGTTAAAAGGTCGCTCAAATTTATGCTAAAACCTTCCACCCTGCAAACGGATCTTCGGCAGCGGCTTCAGCTGAACGAGGCAAAGGCAAACGCATTCGTCAAGTGTTGGATACAGGCCACCAAAATTATTCTGGATTCACTGGAATCAGATCAGCAGTCTGCGGAAAACCCCGGTGGCACATCAAATCAGCTGGAAGATGTTTCCTGGAAGGTTCGGGCTCAGCTGTCTTCGGAGCCCCGGCAAAAGGATAAACTAGCACTTGGTCAGCTAGAGCTAAGAACGACTAAAAATGTGATCAATTTGGAGCTAAACTGTGACGAGATTGTTGAGCTGTACAACCAGTTGGAAAGGATACAGGTTGAATTGGATGCTGTGGCGTCCAGGGGCTga
- the LOC129753395 gene encoding uncharacterized protein LOC129753395, whose translation MAARTSRIDESADDGVPAEFWENFLEDTIMDDMNEMPTEEQTKKKKEEDLEKVRKFNEAWNIAPPVEETRVVVMERQPDPTPEPESKSLPEPETKTLPGDEPHTVERSVSPDDCTLVSEVRETIALDDEPVPENSVVVIPSEGQAKDPRLKRLEDSSVQSPSSPTQESRNLESSQGPRYFQRDTDRDREEQLRREREDFERARSRLRGRSPQVVSDEDDDDSRHRFGRARSRSRYGRSNSRTRSRSPRRGRSSRRSRSRSRDRNSHSRRNSRSRSGSRARRSFADEMRDKLSNATGNSDAPASVMSQMSAMMQMMMDPKNMNMMNMMNPMMAMMMNPMMAAATAAASNASKSAGSGTNDQQDKKDDITAQLFVDGKINLSDYLASKNHHDGKKSSRVSSKVVQRIKEAIGILDKQETKLQSAKFLYVAPTYHSDLKKLDNRSPLIWNDQNVLYAMSSKSKDVVLCEPFRNVNQKMKQMIDRLGLDEGNVSQRIAQRKREFEANQSVADVGTIQAITIVPVRGGAATKRIIDRSIQTEDLGCFECVQRRNKTYVSATTQTQTRARTAEISVQTDRDRNVEMNSMSDLNANQVKIINEIMKYMKRRQVSGSITNLMHNLERDAPELRNQHLNAGLHYVSEIHERNERNATRYAGPNPFSANSRGSRDPRQAKSFEDSHRGVDFDAINQVTSLMPAGFRKSPDRQPNRGYRRQW comes from the exons atggCGGCCAGGACTAGCCGAATTGACGAAAGTGCTGACGATGGAGTTCCGGCtgaattttgggaaaatttccTGGAGGATACGATCATGGACGACATGAACGAAATGCCTACGGAGGAACAAACCAAGAAAAAGAAGGAGGAAGATCTGGAGAAGGTGAGGAAGTTCAACGAGGCATGGAACATAGCTCCACCGGTCGAGGAAACCCGGGTTGTGGTAATGGAACGGCAACCAGATCCAACACCGGAACCGGAATCAAAATCCCTTCCGGAGCCGGAAACGAAGACGTTACCGGGGGACGAACCACATACCGTGGAAAGATCGGTATCGCCGGATGATTGTACGCTCGTTTCAGAGGTTCGTGAAACGATTGCTCTTGACGACGAACCAGTTCCGGAAAATTCGGTGGTTGTAATTCCTTCAGAGGGGCAAGCCAAGGATCCTCGTTTGAAGCGTCTAGAGGACTCCTCAGTACAAAGTCCCTCTAGTCCAACACAAGAATCTAGGAATCTGGAGTCAAGTCAAGGTCCACGGTACTTCCAAAGAGATACGGATCGTGATCGGGAGGAGCAGTTACGTCGAGAGAGGGAAGATTTCGAAAGGGCTAGAAGTCGCCTCCGTGGCCGTAGTCCGCAAGTAGTTTCGGATGAGGATGATGATGACTCGAGGCATCGATTCGGCAGGGCACGTTCCCGTTCCCGGTATGGAAGAAGCAATTCTCGTACTCGATCTAGAAGCCCGAGACGAGGTCGTAGCAGCCGCAGGTCCCGATCACGGAGCCGAGATCGCAATTCACACTCACGGCGTAACTCTCGGTCGCGATCTGGATCTCGGGCGCGGCGATCCTTTGCCGACGAAATGAGGGACAAACTCAGCAACGCAACAGGGAACTCGGACGCACCGGCATCGGTAATGTCTCAGATGTCTGCCATGATGCAGATGATGATGGATCCGAAGAATATGAACATGATGAATATGATGAACCCCATGATGGCCATGATGATGAATCCGATGATGGCCGCGGCTACAGCGGCCGCTTCTAATGCCAGCAAATCCGCAGGGTCGGGGACAAACGATCAGCAGGACAAAAAAGACGACATCACAGCACAG ctttttgtCGATGGCAAGATTAACCTATCAGATTATTTGGCATCTAAGAATCATcatgatggaaaaaaatcttcaagagtCAGCTCAAAAG TGGTACAACGTATCAAGGAGGCAATCGGGATTTTGGACAAACAGGAAACTAAACTTCAATCAGCTAAATTTTTGTATGTAGCTCCTACATACCATTCAGATTTGAAGAAGCTGGACAATCGATCGCCGCTGATATGGAACGATCAGAATGTGTTGTATGCCATGAGCAGCAAATCGAAGGACGTCGTTCTGTGCGAACCGTTCCGCAATGTCAACCAGAAGATGAAGCAGATGATCGACAGGCTGGGTCTTGACGAGGGTAACGTTTCTCAACGCATTGCTCAGCGCAAACGAGAATTCGAAGCTAATCAATCGGTTGCCGACGTGGGTACTATCCAAGCGATTACAATCGTTCCTGTAAGAGGTGGTGCAGCTACCAAGCGTATTATTGACCGTTCAATTCAAACCGAAGACCTTGGATGTTTCGAGTGTGTACAGAGACGTAATAAAACGTACGTATCAGCCACCACTCAAACTCAAACGCGAGCCCGTACAGCGGAAATCAGTGTTCAAACTGACCGTGACCGAAACGTAGAAATGAATTCAATGAGTGATCTGAATGCCAACCAAGTTAAGATCATCAATGAAATTATGAAGTACATGAAGAGACGTCAGGTATCGGGAAGCATTACCAATCTGATGCATAATTTGGAGCGAGATGCGCCGGAGCTTCGAAACCAACACTTGAATGCCGGATTGCATTACGTTTCGGAAATCCATGAAAGAAATGAGCGAAATGCAACTCGTTATGCTGGTCCCAATCCATTCAGTGCGAATAGCCGTGGTTCTCGGGATCCTAGGCAGGCAAAATCTTTCGAGGATTCGCATCGTGGAGTTGATTTCGATGCCATCAATCAAGTGACATCGCTGATGCCGGCCGGTTTCCGTAAATCACCTGATCGTCAACCCAACAGAGGCTACAGGCGTCAGTGGTAG